The sequence GAAACCGAAACGCCAAAGCGCAGTCGCCGCCTGCTCGTGCTGTTGCCGCTGCTGGTCTTCCTTGGCTTAGCGGGATTGTTCCTGTCGCAGCTTTTGTCCGGCCGCGATGTCTCGGAAGTGCCTTCGGCGCTGATCGGCCTGCCGGCGCCGCAGACCAATCTGCCGGCACTGGAGGGGTCAAACCTGCCGGGGCTTGATTCCAGGGCGTTTGCCGGCAAGGTCACGCTGGTCAATGTCTTTGCGTCGTGGTGCGCGCCGTGCCGCGAAGAGCATCCGGTGCTCTTGGCGCTGGCGCAGGACAAGCGGTTCGTGATGGCGGCGCTGAACTATAAGGACCAGCCGGAAAACGCCCGCCGGTTCCTCGGCGACCTCGGCAATCCGTTCCAGGCGATCGGCATCGACGAAGCCGGCCGCACTGCGATCGACTGGGGCGTCTATGGCGTGCCGGAGACCTTCATCGTCGGCAAGGATGGCAAGATCGCCTACAAGCATGTCGGCCCGCTGACGGCGGAGTCGGTGCAGACGCTGCTGCTGCCGCAGATCGACAAGGCGCTGGCGGCGCATTGATATTCAGGTGATGCCGGCCTGCAAACGGCGGCTTCCTGGGCTTCCCTGTTCTACTGCGTCGCAGTAGAACTGAGCTCACGTACGAAAAGTACGCTCCGCTCCGGTTCTCGGAAACCACCGTTTTCGACTCGGCCTGACCTGAATCTCAGCGCGCCTGGGTGGCGCGTCTCACGAGACTTGAGATCAGCCGTAGATCTGCTTGTGGATCTGGTAGAGCATTTCCGAGCGGTCGGCGCGCATGTCGGCCAGATCGCGGCTGGTGAAGCTGTCGATTTCGGCGACGAGGCGGTTGTAGTGCTTGCGCTTGGCGATGCTGCTGCGGGCGCGGGTCATGAGATCGTTGAAGATCATAGCAAGGGTCCTTTCGTGCCGCATTCTGGCGGCGGGTTTCTTCCTCCCTTGGTCAATACGGAACATGACATAAGAATGGTGCGTTGCAAAAAGAAGATGTTGCAATGCACCATTGCACGCAGCGCATAGCCGGTTAATTGAGTCCTAAGGCGCGTGGCCACGGGCCGGACCCGGGCTGCACGGCCGTTCCTCTCCGTTTTGTCATACAAATTGCGGCGGCTCCGTCTTGCCAGATCGATCGCGGGCTGGCTTGATCTGACGTCACCTGATGCCGGGAGGAAATGCATGGCGGCCGCAGATTATTACGAAGTTCTCGATCCGCGCTTCGCGCGGCTGCTCAACGGCAACGCGCAGGTGGACAAGCTGTTCACCGGATGCCGCTGGGCGGAAGGGCCGGCCTGGTTCGCCGCCGGGCGCTACGTCGTCTGGTCCGACATCCCGAACAACCGCATGCTGCGTTATGACGAGACGGACGGCAGCGTCAGCGTCTTCCGCCAGCCGTCGGGCAATTCCAACGGCAACACCGTCGACCGGCAGGGCCGGCTGGTCACTTGCGAGCATTCGGGTCGCCGCGTCAGCCGTACCGAGCATGACGGCTCGGTGACGACCATTGCCGCCAAATGGAAGGGCAAGCAGCTGAATTCGCCCAACGACGTGGTGGTGAGATCCGACGGCTCGATCTGGTTCACCGACCCGACCTACGGCATCGACACCGACTATGAGGGCGACAAGGCCGAGAGCGAGATCGGCGCCTGCTATGTCTACCGGGTCGATCCCGAGACCGGCGAGGTCGAGGCCGTCATCACCGACATGGTGAGGCCGAACGGCCTTGCTTTCTCGGTGGACGAAAGCCTGCTCTATGTCGTCGATACCGGCCGCACGCATGGCGCGGAGAACCCCGCGCATATGCGGGTGTTCAACATCGGCAAGCACGGCAAGAAGGTTTCGGGCGGCAAGGTCTTCGCCGACTGCACGGCCGGCCTGTTCGACGGCTTCCGGCTCGATGCCGACGGACGGATCTGGACGAGCGCCGCCGACGGCATCCATTGCTACGATCCGGACGGCACACTGATCGGCAAGGTCAAGGTGCCCGAAGTGACCGCCAATTGCGTGTTCGGCGGCGCCAAGCTGAACTGCCTCTACATCGCCGGCACCACTTCGCTCTATTCGGTGCGGCTGATGGTGAATGGGGCCAAGACCTATTGAGGCTGCTGAGAACGCTTCTCCGGCGGGTTTTGATGGCGTTGCTGCGCATACAAGCAGCACCCGCTGCGCTACGGCTCAGGCAATCGCCACCATGCGATTCGCCAGAGCGAGTTTCGAAACAGCCTCTTGGTGGTACCAGATACAGTTCAAGGGGAGGACGTCATGCCATTCGTCAACATCCGCATCGTCAAGGAAGTGATCGCCGCCGATCCGGCAGGCAAGAAGGCTGATATCGCCAAAAAAGTCACGGCGGCCATCATGGACGCTACCGGGCTTAGCAATGACGATGTCTGGGTGGTTTTCGAAGAGGTCAACGCCCGCGACTGGTATGTCGGCAAGACCGATGTCGAGACGCTGCGGAAGGGGTAGCTCTTCCCTTGTCCCCTTGTGGGAGAAGGTGGATCGGCGCGCAGCGCCGAGACGGTTGAGGGGTGGGTGACAGATCGCCGTCTTTGCCAAGCTGGAACACCCCTCATCCGACCTCGCTTCGCGAGGCCACCTTCTCCCACAAGGGGCCTGTTGCGTAATTCGCTGGTTGTGATTCTCTGAGAGGGAGCTCGGAGGAATCGCGATGGCGGTGAAGCAGACTGGACAGTTGAGCTTGGCGGAGGCCTTTCTGGGCCACAAGCTGACGGGGGGTTCTTCGCCACTCGACCGTCTGTCGGGTCTGGTGAAGTGGTACCGGTTCGAGAAGCTGCTTAATGCGCTGCGCGATGGTGGACCGGGTCGAGCTGCCTGGCCGCCGCTGGTGTTGTTCAAGGCACTGTTGCTGCAATCGCTCTACGGACTGTCGGATCGCGAGTTAGAGGAAGCGCTGGGCGATCGGCTGTCGTTCCGGCGCTTTGCTGGGCTGGGGCTGGACGATACAATCCCCGACCACACGGTGCTGTCGCGTTTTCGCAATCTGCTTGTCAGCGAAGGGCTGATGGAGAAGCTGTTTGGCGAACTGGACCGGCAGTTGGAGAAGGCCGGCGTGATCCTGAAGCGCGGTACGATGCTGGATGCCACGCTGATTGATGCGGTCTCGACGCCGCCGACACCCGAGCGGCCGTCGCAGGATACGGACGCCCGCGTCACAGCACGCAAGGGCAAGAGCGGCCTTACCTTCGGCTACAAGGCTCATGTCGGGGTGGATGAAGGCTCTGGCCTGATCCGCACGGTGATCACGACACCGGCCAACGTCAACGACACGGTCGTGGCTGATCACTTGATCTGCGGTGATGAGAAGACGGTATGGGCAGACGCAGCCTATGACACCCATGCCCGCCGTGCTCGGCTCAGGGCGGCCGGCAAGAAGGTGCGCATTGCACGGCGCCCCAACAAGCATCATGCGCTGCCGCCGCGGCTCAAGCACTACAATCGCCTGATCGCCAGACGGCGAGCAGCGGTGGAGACCACCTTCGCCACGCTCAAGAACCGCATGAAGCTGACCACGATCCGCTACATCGGGTTGGCCAAGGCTGCTGGTCAGGTGACAATGGCGGCCATCGCTTTCAACATGCGCCGATGGGCCGCCATCACGGGATAGGTGCGTCCACAATCCGGCCAGCCAAGGCCGAACCGCCACCTCAAACATCGAAACCAGACCTCAACCCCTAAGAACCAGCAATAGCCCGCTGATCCTGTTCCCCCGCCGTTCCTCCCAGTAACTGCGCAACAGGCCCG is a genomic window of Mesorhizobium huakuii containing:
- a CDS encoding DsbE family thiol:disulfide interchange protein; protein product: MSSETETPKRSRRLLVLLPLLVFLGLAGLFLSQLLSGRDVSEVPSALIGLPAPQTNLPALEGSNLPGLDSRAFAGKVTLVNVFASWCAPCREEHPVLLALAQDKRFVMAALNYKDQPENARRFLGDLGNPFQAIGIDEAGRTAIDWGVYGVPETFIVGKDGKIAYKHVGPLTAESVQTLLLPQIDKALAAH
- a CDS encoding SMP-30/gluconolactonase/LRE family protein; translation: MAAADYYEVLDPRFARLLNGNAQVDKLFTGCRWAEGPAWFAAGRYVVWSDIPNNRMLRYDETDGSVSVFRQPSGNSNGNTVDRQGRLVTCEHSGRRVSRTEHDGSVTTIAAKWKGKQLNSPNDVVVRSDGSIWFTDPTYGIDTDYEGDKAESEIGACYVYRVDPETGEVEAVITDMVRPNGLAFSVDESLLYVVDTGRTHGAENPAHMRVFNIGKHGKKVSGGKVFADCTAGLFDGFRLDADGRIWTSAADGIHCYDPDGTLIGKVKVPEVTANCVFGGAKLNCLYIAGTTSLYSVRLMVNGAKTY
- a CDS encoding tautomerase family protein, producing MPFVNIRIVKEVIAADPAGKKADIAKKVTAAIMDATGLSNDDVWVVFEEVNARDWYVGKTDVETLRKG
- a CDS encoding IS5 family transposase, whose amino-acid sequence is MAVKQTGQLSLAEAFLGHKLTGGSSPLDRLSGLVKWYRFEKLLNALRDGGPGRAAWPPLVLFKALLLQSLYGLSDRELEEALGDRLSFRRFAGLGLDDTIPDHTVLSRFRNLLVSEGLMEKLFGELDRQLEKAGVILKRGTMLDATLIDAVSTPPTPERPSQDTDARVTARKGKSGLTFGYKAHVGVDEGSGLIRTVITTPANVNDTVVADHLICGDEKTVWADAAYDTHARRARLRAAGKKVRIARRPNKHHALPPRLKHYNRLIARRRAAVETTFATLKNRMKLTTIRYIGLAKAAGQVTMAAIAFNMRRWAAITG